In Carcharodon carcharias isolate sCarCar2 chromosome 22, sCarCar2.pri, whole genome shotgun sequence, the following are encoded in one genomic region:
- the LOC121293688 gene encoding basic proline-rich protein-like, translating into MSGPRTRCIIVRADIIALVHAASSSVLTSSPLLAGSPIHPSNAKSSVVGSAGTATSLKKKPIGPRSEPINSQYPVPKVTRATLVHQNPARGPGHRTGPGPQAQTPRPRPPDPDPGPQAQTPRPRPPDPGPQTQAQVPQTQTPRPRPPDPDPGPQAQTPRPRPPDPGPQTQAQVPQTQTPRPRPPGPGPQTQAPRPRPRPPGPGPQTQAPRPRPRPRPPGPDPGPQAQAPRPRPPGPDPGPQAQAPRPRPPGPQAQTQAPRPRPPGPQAQTQAPRPRPPGPDPGPQTQAPRPRPRPPDPGPQTQTQTQTQAQAPRPRSPDPGPQTQAQVPRPRPPDPGTGPQAQAPRPRSPDPGPQTQAPRPRHRSPGPGPQTQDPRPRHRSPGPGPQTQAPRPRSPDPGTGPQAQAPRPRPPDPGTGPQAQAPRPRHRPPGPGPQTQAQVPRHRPPDPGPQTQAQTPRPRPPDPGPQTQAQTPRPRPPDPGPQTQAQVPRPRPPGPGPQTQAQVPRPRPPDPGTGPQAQVPRPRHRSPGPGPQTQAPRPRHRPPDPGPQTQAQTPRPRPPDPGPQTQAQTPRPRPPDPGTDPQTQAPRPRPRPPDPGPQTQAPRPRPRPPDPGPQTQAPRPRPPDPGPDPQAQAPRPRPRPPDPGPQAQAPRPRPPGPGPQTQAQTPRPRPPDPGPQTQAPRPILMCNCWLISMNEKICRTGEIGRDRIIRFSEVKTKTS; encoded by the exons ATGTCAGGCCCTCGTACACGCTGCATCATCGTCCGTGCTGACATCATCGCCCTCGTACACGCTGCGTCATCATCAGTGCTGACATCATCGCCCCT CTTGGCTGGCAGCCCCATCCATCCCAGCAATGCCAAGAGCTCAGTAGTGGGCTCTGCCGGGACTGCAACCAGTCTCAAGAAGAAGCCCATTGGACCCCGGAGTGAG ccaattaacagccagtacCCAGTGCCCAAGGTCACCCGTGCAACGTTAGTGCACCAGAACCCAGCCAGAGGCCCAGGACACAGGACAGGCCCAGGCCCCCAGGCCCAGACCCCCAGGCCCAGgcccccagacccagacccaggcCCCCAGGCCCAGACCCCCAGGCCCAGGCCCCCAGACCCAGGCCCCCAGACCCAGGCCCAGGtcccccagacccagacccccagacccaggcccccagacccagacccaggcCCCCAGGCCCAGACCCCCAGGCCCAGGCCCCCAGACCCAGGCCCCCAGACCCAGGCCCAGGtcccccagacccagacccccaGACCCAGGCCCCCAGGCCCAGGCCCCCAGACCCAGGCCCCCAGGCCCAGACCCAGGCCCCCAGGCCCAGGCCCCCAGACCCAGGCCCCCAGAcccaggcccaggcccaggcCCCCAGGCCCAGACCCAGGCCCCCAGGCCCAGGCCCCCAGACCCAGGCCCCCAGGCCCAGACCCAGGCCCCCAGGCCCAGGCCCCCAGACCCAGGCCCCCAGGCCCCCAGGCCCAGACCCAGGCCCCCAGACCCAGGCCCCCAGGCCCCCAGGCCCAGACCCAGGCCCCCAGACCCAGGCCCCCAGGCCCAGACCCAGGACCCCAGACCCAGGCCCCCAGACCCAGGCCCAGGCCCCCAGACCCAGgcccccagacccagacccag acccagacccaggcCCAGGCCCCCagacccaggtccccagacccaGGCCCCCAGACCCAGGCACAGGTCCCCAGGCCCAGGCCCCCAGACCCAGGCACAGGTCCCCAGGCCCAGGCCCCCagacccaggtccccagacccaGGCCCCCAGACCCAGGCCCCCAGACCCAGGCACAGGTCCCCAGGCCCAGGCCCCCAGACCCAGGACCCCAGACCCAGGCACAGGTCCCCAGGCCCAGGCCCCCAGACCCAGGCCCCCagacccaggtccccagacccaGGCACAGGTCCCCAGGCCCAGGCCCCCAGGCCCAGGCCCCCAGACCCAGGCACAGGTCCCCAGGCCCAGGCCCCCAGACCCAGGCACAGGCCCCCAGGCCCAGGTCCCCAGACCCAGGCACAGGTCCCCAGGCACAGACCCCCAGACCCAGGCCCCCAGACCCAGGCCCAGACCCCCAGACCCAGGCCCCCAGACCCAGGCCCCCAGACCCAGGCCCAGACCCCCAGACCCAGGCCCCCAGACCCAGGCCCCCAGACCCAGGCACAGGTCCCCAGGCCCAGGCCCCCAGGCCCAGGCCCCCAGACCCAGGCACAGGTCCCCAGGCCCAGGCCCCCAGACCCAGGCACAGGCCCCCAGGCCCAGGTCCCCAGACCCAGGCACAGGTCCCCAGGCCCAGGCCCCCAGACCCAGGCCCCCAGACCCAGGCACAGACCCCCAGACCCAGGCCCCCAGACCCAGGCCCAGACCCCCAGACCCAGGCCCCCAGACCCAGGCCCCCAGACCCAGGCACAGACCCCCAGACCCAGGCCCCCAGACCCAGGCACAGACCCCCAGACCCAGGCCCCCAGACCCAGGCCCAGACCCCCAGACCCAGGCCCCCAGACCCAGGCCCCCAGACCCAGGCCCAGACCCCCAGACCCAGGCCCCCAGACCCAGGCCCCCAGGCCCAGGCCCCCAGACCCAGGCCCAGACCCCCAGGCCCAGGCCCCCAGACCCAGGCCCAGACCCCCAGACCCAGGCCCCCAGGCCCAGGCCCCCAGACCCAGGCCCCCAGGCCCAGGCCCCCAGACCCAGGCCCAGACCCCCAGGCCCAGACCCCCAGACCCAGGCCCCCAGACCCAGGCCCCCAGGCCCATACTGATGTGTAATTGCTGGTTAATTTCAATGAATGAGAAAATATGCAGAACTGGAGAGATTGGTCGCGATAGGATTATCAGATTTTCAGAAGTGAAAACCAAGACATCCTGA